The Marinitoga hydrogenitolerans DSM 16785 genome includes a window with the following:
- a CDS encoding V-type ATP synthase subunit A has protein sequence MQIREINGPVVKVKNAKGVFMNEMVRVGNFKLTGEIIGIDGDIATVQVYEETSMLKPGEPVEGTGKMLSVALGPGLLGSIYDGIQRPLNELIKKSGSFIGRGIDSFGLDESKLWEVSFIKKIGDIVSGGEIIAEVQETEYLKHKIMIPPNINGKIIELKENGSYRVTDTLAKIETNNGIKEIKLYQEWPVKIPRPVKKRLEPKIPLITGQRVIDLFFPISKGGTAAIPGGFGTGKTITQHQLAKWADADIIVYIGCGERGNEMTEVLEEFPNLKDPRTGAPLMDRTVLIANTSNMPVSAREASIYTGITIAEYFRDMGYNVAIMADSTSRWAEALRELSGRLEEMPAEEGYPSYLASRIGQFYERAGISENLNGTKGSVTIIGAVSPPGGDFSEPVTQNTKRFVKCFWGLDKNLAYSRHYPSINWLTSYSEYSEDLKEWFSNNVEEKWNYYRDEAMKLLTEDDRLQQIIKIVGEDVLPDNQKLVVLIAKIIKVGVLQQSAFSNVDSFCSLEKQYNLIKVIMDTYNKAKIYIDKNIAISRVLPSEIVSKLLTMKEEIKNIDEFKEIENMMNEHFKKLDTIYN, from the coding sequence ATGCAAATTAGAGAAATAAATGGCCCTGTTGTAAAAGTTAAAAATGCAAAAGGGGTTTTTATGAATGAAATGGTTAGAGTTGGTAATTTTAAATTAACTGGTGAGATTATAGGTATTGATGGTGATATTGCAACAGTACAAGTGTATGAAGAAACCTCAATGCTAAAACCCGGAGAACCTGTTGAAGGTACTGGAAAGATGCTATCTGTAGCTCTTGGTCCAGGATTACTCGGTAGTATTTATGATGGTATTCAAAGACCTTTAAATGAATTAATCAAAAAATCCGGGTCATTTATTGGAAGAGGTATTGATTCTTTTGGCCTTGATGAATCTAAATTATGGGAAGTTTCATTTATAAAAAAGATTGGTGATATTGTATCCGGCGGAGAAATTATTGCAGAAGTTCAAGAAACAGAATATTTAAAACATAAGATAATGATACCTCCAAATATTAACGGAAAAATAATAGAACTTAAAGAAAATGGAAGCTATAGAGTCACTGACACATTAGCAAAAATCGAGACAAATAATGGCATTAAAGAGATAAAATTATATCAAGAATGGCCTGTCAAAATACCAAGACCTGTGAAAAAACGTTTAGAGCCAAAAATTCCATTAATTACTGGGCAACGTGTAATAGATTTGTTTTTCCCTATAAGCAAAGGCGGAACAGCTGCTATACCAGGAGGTTTTGGTACAGGTAAAACAATTACTCAACATCAATTAGCAAAATGGGCAGATGCTGATATTATTGTATATATAGGTTGTGGAGAACGAGGTAATGAGATGACAGAAGTTTTAGAGGAATTCCCTAATTTAAAAGATCCAAGAACTGGGGCTCCATTAATGGACAGAACTGTTTTAATAGCAAATACCTCTAATATGCCTGTTTCAGCAAGAGAAGCTTCTATTTATACAGGTATCACTATTGCAGAATATTTTAGAGATATGGGATATAATGTTGCAATAATGGCTGATTCTACATCAAGATGGGCTGAAGCTTTAAGGGAATTATCTGGACGTCTTGAAGAAATGCCAGCTGAAGAAGGTTACCCTTCATACCTCGCATCTAGAATTGGCCAATTTTATGAACGAGCTGGAATTTCTGAAAATCTAAATGGAACAAAAGGTTCCGTTACAATTATAGGTGCAGTTTCACCTCCCGGTGGAGATTTTTCGGAACCAGTTACACAAAACACCAAAAGATTTGTAAAATGTTTCTGGGGATTAGATAAAAACCTCGCTTATTCCAGGCATTATCCATCAATTAATTGGCTCACAAGTTATAGTGAATATTCAGAAGATTTAAAAGAATGGTTCTCAAATAACGTTGAAGAGAAATGGAATTACTATCGAGATGAAGCAATGAAATTATTAACAGAGGATGATAGATTACAACAAATTATAAAAATTGTAGGGGAAGATGTCTTGCCAGATAACCAAAAATTAGTTGTTTTAATAGCTAAAATAATAAAAGTTGGTGTTTTACAGCAGAGTGCATTTAGCAACGTTGATTCGTTTTGCTCATTGGAAAAACAATATAATTTAATAAAAGTTATTATGGATACTTATAATAAAGCAAAAATATATATTGATAAAAATATAGCTATTAGTCGTGTTTTACCATCAGAAATTGTTTCTAAATTACTTACAATGAAAGAAGAAATTAAGAATATTGACGAATTTAAAGAAATAGAAAATATGATGAATGAACATTTTAAAAAATTAGACACTATTTATAATTAA
- a CDS encoding methylglyoxal synthase: MINVALIAHDKKKLDLVMFVKEWKHVFKKCNLYATNSTGTLIEQKVGLKVTKFASGPYGGDLQIGAMITAGSMDFVIFLRDPLTAQPHEPDVSALMRVCDVHNIPLATNLATAEGLVLEIEKKIPIAEGE, encoded by the coding sequence ATGATAAATGTTGCTTTAATAGCTCATGATAAGAAAAAATTGGATTTAGTCATGTTTGTAAAAGAATGGAAACACGTTTTCAAAAAATGTAATTTATATGCTACTAATTCTACAGGAACTTTAATTGAACAAAAAGTTGGTTTGAAAGTAACAAAATTTGCTTCTGGTCCATATGGCGGTGATTTACAAATAGGTGCTATGATAACAGCTGGAAGTATGGATTTTGTAATATTTTTACGAGATCCTTTAACTGCTCAACCACATGAGCCTGATGTTTCTGCTTTAATGAGAGTATGTGATGTTCATAATATCCCTCTTGCTACTAATTTAGCTACGGCAGAAGGTCTTGTATTAGAAATTGAAAAAAAAATTCCTATAGCGGAAGGTGAATGA
- a CDS encoding V-type ATP synthase subunit B, whose product MAIREYSGISQIHGPLIVIENVKDIKYDEVVEIEQNGQKRTGKVIMVSENAAIIQVFEGTQGLSLKEPKIKFLGKPLEINISPDILGRTFDGLGRPIDNMGEIIGEKSIDINGSAINPAAREYPRNFIQTGVSAIDSMLTLIRGQKLPIFSGNGLPHNRLAVQIAKQAKLKSNEEFAVVFGAIGLKKDDANFIIKSFEESGAIKNMVVFLNLASDPVVERIATPRIALTVAEYLAFELEKHVLVILNDMTNYCEALRELSNYRGEIPGRKGFPGYLYSDLASIYERAGMIRGKKGSVTQIPILTMPNDDITHPIPDLTGFITEGQIVLSRDLHRKNIYPPINVLPSLSRLMKDGIGKGYTREDHPDVASQLFASYSRVFEIRSLAAIIGEDDLSDIDKLYLKFGKEFEETFINQGFNEERNLDSTLELAWNILSILPKTELTRIKKTFIEKYYNEK is encoded by the coding sequence ATGGCAATTAGAGAATATAGTGGAATTTCACAGATTCACGGACCACTTATTGTTATTGAAAATGTTAAAGATATAAAATATGATGAAGTTGTTGAAATTGAGCAAAATGGTCAAAAAAGAACTGGAAAAGTTATAATGGTTAGTGAAAATGCTGCTATTATCCAAGTTTTTGAAGGAACACAAGGCTTATCTTTAAAAGAACCTAAAATAAAATTTTTAGGAAAACCTTTAGAAATTAATATATCTCCTGATATATTAGGAAGAACTTTTGATGGTTTAGGAAGACCTATTGATAACATGGGCGAAATTATTGGAGAAAAAAGTATCGATATTAATGGTTCTGCTATTAATCCGGCAGCAAGAGAATATCCAAGAAATTTTATACAAACTGGAGTTTCAGCTATAGATAGCATGCTTACTCTGATTAGAGGACAAAAACTCCCTATTTTTTCCGGAAACGGATTACCACACAACAGATTAGCTGTTCAGATTGCTAAACAAGCAAAATTAAAGTCAAATGAAGAATTTGCTGTAGTTTTTGGGGCTATTGGTCTAAAGAAAGATGATGCAAATTTTATTATAAAAAGTTTCGAAGAAAGTGGCGCCATTAAAAATATGGTGGTTTTTTTAAACTTAGCTAGTGACCCAGTTGTTGAAAGAATTGCAACTCCCCGAATAGCTTTAACGGTTGCAGAATATCTGGCATTTGAACTAGAAAAACATGTACTTGTTATATTAAATGACATGACAAATTATTGTGAAGCATTACGAGAATTATCTAATTATAGGGGTGAAATCCCGGGAAGAAAAGGGTTCCCCGGTTATCTTTATTCAGATCTTGCATCCATATATGAAAGAGCTGGTATGATTAGAGGAAAAAAAGGATCTGTTACGCAAATTCCTATTTTAACTATGCCAAATGATGATATCACGCATCCTATTCCTGATTTAACTGGTTTTATTACAGAAGGACAAATTGTTTTATCACGTGATTTGCATAGAAAAAATATTTACCCACCTATAAATGTTTTACCTTCATTATCAAGATTAATGAAAGATGGCATAGGTAAAGGATATACAAGGGAGGATCATCCAGATGTTGCTTCACAATTATTTGCTTCTTATTCAAGAGTTTTTGAAATAAGATCTTTAGCAGCTATTATCGGTGAAGATGATTTGTCAGATATAGACAAATTATATCTAAAATTCGGAAAAGAATTTGAAGAAACTTTTATCAATCAAGGATTTAATGAAGAAAGAAATTTGGATTCAACACTTGAATTAGCATGGAACATATTATCTATACTTCCAAAAACAGAATTGACAAGAATAAAGAAAACATTTATAGAGAAATATTACAATGAAAAATAA
- a CDS encoding V-type ATP synthase subunit D: MIFNQTIPTKGNLINLKQQFVLAKQGHDLLEKKRNIIMKELIDLIDQARDIQEKILKIFEKAYESLQLANLDLGIENVEEYANGVPEYDNLNIRFRSVMGVEVPEFYREKQTIEIPYEIYRTNAALDQAYISFKTVLELITEASIIENKVYKLAYEVKKTKKRVSSLENIVIPQLKESIKFIQDTLEEFEREEFFKLKKLKK; this comes from the coding sequence ATGATTTTTAATCAAACAATTCCAACAAAAGGTAATTTAATAAATTTAAAGCAACAATTTGTTCTTGCAAAGCAAGGACATGACCTGCTTGAGAAAAAAAGAAATATTATCATGAAAGAATTAATAGATTTAATAGATCAAGCCAGAGATATTCAAGAAAAAATATTAAAAATTTTTGAAAAGGCCTATGAGTCTCTTCAACTGGCAAACCTTGATTTGGGAATTGAAAATGTTGAAGAATATGCAAATGGTGTTCCTGAATATGATAATTTAAATATAAGATTTAGAAGTGTAATGGGTGTAGAAGTTCCAGAATTCTATCGAGAAAAACAAACAATTGAGATTCCATATGAAATTTATAGAACTAACGCCGCTCTTGATCAAGCTTATATTTCATTTAAAACTGTTTTGGAACTAATAACTGAAGCCTCAATTATAGAAAACAAAGTTTATAAACTTGCATATGAAGTAAAAAAAACCAAAAAGAGAGTTTCATCACTCGAAAATATTGTTATTCCTCAATTGAAAGAATCTATAAAATTTATTCAAGATACTTTAGAAGAATTTGAAAGAGAAGAATTTTTTAAATTAAAAAAATTAAAAAAATAA
- the trhA gene encoding PAQR family membrane homeostasis protein TrhA gives MKDLNNFEKYTKGEELANSITHGIGAILSLVALVILIIFSSFNGTFLQTFSVIIYGISLFLLYLSSTLYHSIQHKKAKQILEIIDHSSIYLLIAGTYTPFTLVTLNGKIGWSIFIIVWILALIGIILKPFFVKKFRILSTLLYIAMGWMIIFAIKPLVNNLPQTGIMWLVIGGLSYTIGAIFYIWRKLPYGHMIWHLFVLGGSVSHFIAVFFYVLN, from the coding sequence ATTAAAGACTTAAATAATTTTGAAAAATATACAAAAGGCGAAGAACTTGCAAATTCAATAACTCATGGAATAGGTGCCATATTAAGCTTGGTTGCTCTTGTCATCTTGATTATTTTTTCTTCATTTAATGGAACTTTTTTACAGACATTTAGTGTAATTATATATGGAATTAGCTTATTTTTGCTATATTTATCTTCAACTTTATATCACAGCATTCAACACAAAAAAGCAAAACAAATTTTAGAAATTATAGATCATTCATCTATTTATTTATTAATCGCAGGAACATATACACCTTTTACTTTAGTAACTTTAAACGGAAAAATTGGTTGGTCAATTTTCATAATAGTATGGATACTTGCTTTAATTGGTATAATTTTAAAACCTTTCTTTGTAAAAAAATTCAGAATATTATCAACTCTATTATATATTGCAATGGGATGGATGATTATCTTCGCCATAAAACCTCTTGTTAATAATCTTCCACAAACAGGTATTATGTGGTTAGTGATTGGTGGATTATCATATACTATTGGAGCTATATTTTATATCTGGAGAAAATTGCCATATGGTCATATGATATGGCACCTTTTTGTGTTAGGTGGAAGTGTTTCTCACTTTATAGCTGTATTTTTTTACGTTTTAAATTAA